A genomic region of Miscanthus floridulus cultivar M001 chromosome 3, ASM1932011v1, whole genome shotgun sequence contains the following coding sequences:
- the LOC136546871 gene encoding isocitrate lyase, whose protein sequence is MASLFSVPSLIMEEEGRFEAEVAEVESWWTTERFRLTKRPYTARDVVLLRGTLRQSYASGEMAKKLWRTLKAHQAGGTASRTFGALDPVQVTMMAKHLDTIYVSGWQCSSTHTSTNEPGPDLADYPYDTVPNKVEHLFFAQLYHDRKQREARMSLPRADRARAPYVDFLKPIIADGDTGFGGATATVKLCKLFVERGAAGVHLEDQSSVTKKCGHMAGKVLVAVSEHVNRLVAARLQFDVMGVETVLVARTDAVAATLIQTNVDARDHQFILGATNPRLMGRSLAAVLSEGMSAGKNGRELQAIEDEWLAAAQLKTFSDCVRDAIAGLAVSAQEKQRRLQEWDRATGGYDRCVSNEQARNIAASLGVASVFWDWDLPRTREGFYRFRGSVAAAVVRGRAFAPHADVLWMETSSPNVAECTAFAEGVKAACPEAMLAYNLSPSFNWDASGMTDAEMAAFIPSVARLGYVWQFITLAGFHADALVTDTFARDFARRGMLAYVERIQREERINGVETLEHQKWSGANFYDRVLKTVQGGISSTAAMGKGVTEEQFKDSRPATGSSGLQVMAKSRI, encoded by the exons ATGGCGTCGCTGTTCTCCGTCCCCTCGCTG ATCATGGAGGAGGAAGGGCGGTTCGAGGCGGAGGTGGCAGAGGTGGAGTCGTGGTGGACCACGGAGCGGTTCCGGCTCACCAAGCGCCCCTACACCGCCCGCGACGTGGTCCTCCTCCGGGGCACGCTCCGGCAGAGCTACGCCTCCGGCGAGATGGCCAAGAAGCTGTGGCGCACGCTCAAGGCGCACCAGGCCGGCGGCACGGCGTCCCGCACCTTCGGCGCGCTGGACCCGGTCCAGGTCACCATGATGGCCAAGCACCTGGACACCATCTACGTTTCCGGGTGGCAGTGCTCGTCCACGCACACCTCCACCAACGAGCCCGGCCCGGACCTCGCCGACTACCCCTACGACACCGTGCCCAACAAGGTGGAGCACCTCTTCTTCGCGCAGCTCTACCACGACCGCAAGCAGCGGGAGGCGCGCATGTCGCTGCCCCGCGCCGACCGCGCGCGGGCGCCCTACGTCGACTTCCTCAAGCCCATCATCGCCGACGGCGACACCGGCTTCGGCGGCGCCACGGCCACCGTCAAGCTCTGCAAGCTCTTCGTCGAGCGCGGGGCGGCGGGCGTCCACCTCGAGGACCAGTCGTCCGTCACCAAGAAGTGCGGCCACATGGCGGGCAAGGTGCTCGTCGCGGTGTCGGAGCACGTCAACCGCCTCGTCGCCGCGCGGCTCCAGTTCGACGTCATGGGCGTCGAGACCGTCCTCGTCGCGCGCACCGACGCCGTCGCCGCCACGCTGATCCAGACCAACGTCGACGCGCGCGACCACCAGTTCATACTCGGCGCCACCAACCCGCGCCTCATGGGCCGGAGCCTCGCGGCCGTGCTGTCGGAGGGCATGTCGGCCGGCAAGAACGGCAGGGAGCTGCAGGCCATCGAGGACGAGTGGCTCGCCGCGGCGCAGCTCAAGACCTTCTCCGACTGCGTCAGGGACGCCATCGCGGGCCTCGCCGTCTCCGCCCAGGAGAAGCAGCGCAGGCTCCAGGAGTGGGACCGCGCCACCGGCGGCTACGACAGGTGCGTGTCCAACGAGCAGGCGCGCAACATCGCCGCGAGCCTCGGCGTCGCGTCCGTGTTCTGGGACTGGGACCTCCCGCGGACCAGGGAAGGGTTCTACCGCTTCCGGGGCTCCGTGGCCGCCGCCGTGGTCCGGGGCCGCGCCTTCGCGCCGCACGCCGACGTGCTGTGGATGGAGACGTCCAGCCCCAACGTGGCCGAGTGCACTGCCTTCGCCGAGGGCGTCAAGGCGGCGTGCCCCGAGGCGATGCTCGCCTACAACCTCTCGCCGTCCTTCAACTGGGACGCGTCCGGGATGACGGACGCCGAGATGGCGGCCTTCATTCCCAGCGTCGCCCGCCTCGGGTACGTCTGGCAGTTCATCACGCTCGCCGGGTTCCACGCCGACGCGCTCGTCACCGACACGTTCGCGCGGGACTTCGCGCGGCGCGGCATGCTGGCCTACGTGGAGAGGATCCAGAGGGAGGAGAGGATCAACGGCGTGGAGACGCTGGAGCATCAGAAGTGGTCGGGCGCCAATTTCTATGACAGGGTGCTCAAGACTGTGCAGGGTGGCATCTCCTCAACTGCAGCCATGGGCAAAG GAGTTACTGAAGAGCAGTTCAAGGATTCAAGGCCCGCAACTGGGAGCAGTGGCCTGCAAGTTATGGCTAAATCCAGGATTTAA